The following is a genomic window from Amblyraja radiata isolate CabotCenter1 unplaced genomic scaffold, sAmbRad1.1.pri S36, whole genome shotgun sequence.
acagaatgctacatggcaagcatagatctccaagatgcacATTATTCTGTTGCGGTGCATGTGCAACATCCagacaaatttcaaatatctgcgaTGTCTCAAAAGTGGCAATTTAAAGCATTACCAAATAGATTGACGTCTGGCCCCAGATTGTTTACAAAACTGTTGAAGTCAATTTTAGCATTGTTAAAAActcaaggccatttgataatggcttatttggatgacattttaattgtgggagatactgaagccatggcaacagcttcagttttaaaaaGTAAACCTCACATTTCAAAGAATGGGATTTGTCATTCATTCAGAGATATCCAGACTGATACCTAACAAattaattgattacttggggttcactattaattcacaCCATATGACAGTGAGCTTACCCAAGGAAAAGAAGCTGCATTTGATTGAGGGTTGTAAGGAactaattgcaggcaaacaaccatcaatcaggcaagtGACTAGTCTGCTGGGTGAGTTAAttgcttcatttccagctgtCCAGCTGGGGCCACTGCACTATCAGCAATTGCAGAGAGCTAAAATTGCAGCATTAAAAAGACATGCTGGACATTTTGATAGACCAATGCAATTACCGAGCACAGCAATTGAGGATATAGaatggtggattaaaaatgtggattGTTCCTACTGGAAAATAATAATTGAATCACCagctaccattttacaaacagatgcaaGGCACTGGAATGGGGAGCTGCGGATgccatctcaagctgtggagatagatggaatgcagaggaagaacctttgctcgagacacatggcatAAATTATCTTTAATTACTAAGTTTATTGCTTGGGTTGAAAGCCCTTTGCcgaaaggtacaacatttgcatgtacaggttcagattgacaacactagggCAGTGGCAaatgtcaatcacatgggtggaatcaagtcagaagcatgtgacagattggcaaacatgatTTGGCACTGGCTCATTGAGAAAGATATTGGCTTTCTGCAAGTTACCTACAACAAGGTAAATTCAACATCATTGCAGATACTATGTCAAGAaatttcaatgacaacacagaatggatgttaaatcatgATATTTTCCACAAAATTGTGAAAACATTTGGGAAACACCAAAGGGTAGATCAGTTtacgttaaattggggtggaatgttttgtatgcatttcctcccttttgtctcatcaataggtgtctacagaagatcaaacaagattatgcttcaggattgttggtggttccagattggcccacacaaacatggtatccattagggttaaaaatggtgactgaacccattatggatgtctttagacaagaaaacctacttgtgcaccctgtaactggtgaatttcatcctttacatgatcgtgttgatttattgatttgcagattctaacaagtacctagaagcagtacattttcttacattaagaaatgggaacagtttcttcaacacaacattttcttaccacactgcagacgcttcagatgttgtagaaatttgtcaaaattacattttgatgataatttaagctatagtgtgatcaacacagcaaggaatgctttgtcggcatacttatcgagaccatcggaacatcaagttctaggatcacatcctttgacttgtagatacatgaagggcatctttaatgctacttagggattgggatcccatctcaaatttgtcgttagacaaaattacgatagaagcagtcatgttaatggctttagtaTCAGCTCAAAGAGTACAAACATGACAAAAGTtaaggatagacagaatgggaatgaaaacagaggaaattacattctatgtctatgacctgctaaaacagagcagaccaggagtctcggggtgtaaattgattttcagcttatcctgcagatcaaagactttgtgtagttacatatttaaaatactacacaGAGACTATCAAACATCTTACAGGTGTAGAAATTGGattattcatcagccataaagccacacaaaaaagtgacaacacaaacaatttcaagatgaCTGAAGAATgtgctattggatgcaggaattgatactgacaaatttaaacctcattccaccagggcggcgtcAACATTGGCGGCCAAtgatttggacgttccaatagaccatatccttgcggccgcaggttgggaaaatgaaaggatgttgcacaagtattatcacaaagaaattgcagaccctggtgtatttggtggtactattttgaattcagtattaaatgtctctagagattaaaatgggacacataatgttttaccataaaataaaccattaattaattaaacaagtatgatggtttgcatgttattgactgtttttcactcatagagtcaagcaaaatgcagtgatacgccagaacccaatctacggcctgaaatcacagaagctttaaaattttcacgtagtcactcgcgtgactccgaagtaaaatagtaagattaaacgagaacttaccagtttgaagtttgatctttattttatgaggagttacgtcgagggactacgtgccctccgctcccaccctaataagatcaaaggtaagttaggtttgtatcacgtagcttactattatgcttcggagtagatcatctgtgatttcacaccgctgcttctacttttcaactgttttcacccctcagactcacttctctcctcccactcgggcttgagccaatcagtcgtatctcttgctaatctcctgctgctgttgctcccaaaactacagcagatcTGAGTAAAAGTTTCAATCTtgatattttcacaaaagtaatttctgttcggatgaacggatcgacagacagctctgatttcagttgctgtttatttcactcttcccacatttacattccccctggttttatttccgcgctcactggggtttcacGACGCAGAATTTGaggattaaatgggagccgttcgttcTGCGCCGAcgtgttgtccaccgggtttctgccccacagcccctgagccccgctcctgacgccggtcccgggacacgacccttttacacacccagagcggaaccggagcagttTCTCAGCCAGTTTCCATCCCATGGcccgaagaaaggataaagtttctccgtgaatgtattaccagtgaaggtgtggagatgggacttggtgtctgcGTCGTAAAACGAaattgtcccggactcgtaactgagataaactcccaccctcccggggatgggacgggcggggagacgggatcgaggggaggtgaatgcatcaAACTCGTCATCCCACCGccagatgctccagactccagtctcaggGGTCAGTGTGAgtcccttcctctccacagactctgcggcgactcccagtctCCAGTActcactccccgccacctccacctcccagtaatgtctccccgatgtgaatccctccaatCCCAGCACACACTGCcagcctgtaaacctcttcccggagtcagggagactcctctcgGTCCCGGTCAgtttcaccctcttccgatcctcagacacctcgagctgcgcatgcgctgtttccacatccagggtgacggagactggggggagaagcagagaatcagagaatccccgggggtcggggggagactcgggcacaggcgggcggacaactgaacccttgcccggggtttcaacaacaacaacattgGATGGACAAGAGACATCTCTCCCGGAGTTTCTCAACCGGGCAGAAGAGGGGGAATACCGCTAGTTATCGGGAACGGGAGGGGGCGGTGCGGGGGGAAAAAAAGTGGAAAATAAGGATGAACGAGATAGCGGGTGAGGATGGAAAAATAAGGCAGGTATTCAAATATCCTGCCAGTAGATGGCAAGGGAGAGACAAATTGAGAGATGAGGAGACTGGTGTGAGTGGTAATTAGAGGTGGTTAAAGAGGATGTAGAGATGTGGGGTGGAGTTGCCGTGATCATACTGAACGGGAGTGGACTGGACGGGCGAGGCAATCTGCTGTTGTTTACTTGCTTTCTTTAGTGGAGGGTGGATTTGATGCGTCTGTACAACCAAGAAGACTCTGATCTAATTGTGAagcaatatatgaacttcactgagggacttgacaatgatTTGCATGCAAGGTTGGTCCAGAAAgcaaaggcaggtgggatccaagacgagttggtaaaatggacccacaattggcttggtggttggaggtagaaggtagcgtagaaggatgattttgctgcctggaggtctgtgactggtggagtgcagcagagagcggtgctgcaacctttgctgtttattttatgttttcatggcttggatgtgaatgtaggaggtgtgactACAAAGTTTGCAGAGAACGGGTTGTGGATTGCAAGGAAGTCTGTCAAAGTCTGCAGCAGGATAGAGGCTAGATCAGCGAAACTTTATTTTCATGCAGGGATATAAATACTGGAGGACACAGTTTTCTTCACACAAAAACTTGTTAAATCTCTGGAATATTTTTCCTGAggtggtggtggaatcagatgtaATCACTACATGTAAGAGGCATTGTGATTTAGGAAACGAGGTGCAGAAAAATACGGTTCTAATGTGGGTAAAAGGAATTTGCGTGGCTGGGAAAAAAGGTGGACATGGATgcgataggccgaagggcctgacttaGTAAAGTACAACCCTGGCTCtctggctccaagagcactgaatgactgattatCCACAGCCACCGGGTGTGCGGGGAATTCCAAAGGTTGCCCAGTCTCTgcatgcagtaatgtctccttgtctctgtcctaaatggttcAGCCCATATTCTGAGAGAGATTCCGCTGGCTCCAgacccctcagacaggggaaacatcctccctgcacccAGCCCACTGAGCAGTGTAGGAACTTTGTATTTCCCAGAGATCTCCTCAAATACAACTGAACTCTCGAGCACACAGGCAGAGTCTACTCAATGTCACAAATATCGTTACGGAACCAAGTATTGTCAATCGTTGCTACATTCGCTCTGTGCAAAGTTTATCTTTGTATAagcagaaaaaaaacataagaCAGGAAGAAAATAGGTGCGGAGTAGGCTCCGCCTTTCAGGCCTATCCtctgttcaatgtgatcatggcttaatcGAAGCTGGCTCCAGTTCCTCTTCAGTGTGATTGCCCCATCACCCTCAGTTTAATGAACTTTCCAATATccaactattttcccttcacccataccCAGAAACCTGGCCTGTCACCATCAATGACGTCACACAATTCCAGATATTTACTGCTATGTTAGAGAAACAACTTCAACCATCTGCGTGGTACGTGGTCTGGATGTTTAGATCTGATCGAATCCAGGAAGAGTTACACAATGGAGCACAACCGTGGCCTGGAGGCAGGAGACAGA
Proteins encoded in this region:
- the LOC116969404 gene encoding E3 ubiquitin-protein ligase TRIM39-like; protein product: MPIEEAVETYKDQVKSSFESLTKKKSEIEQMEQQQKEKISVVLEESHNLQTQITSQFAELHQIFTEKERRVLADIREEEMKIRNAMEKRLQEIQANLNSIQKELSTLQEQIDQKDNGIFLKEAAGRRTRVSDEVHTLSVTDGAFPIEKIHHHFELNTLWRETCAIQRVSVTLDVETAHAQLEVSEDRKRVKLTGTERSLPDSGKRFTGWQCVLGLEGFTSGRHYWEVEVAGSEYWRLGVAAESVERKGLTLTPETGVWSIWRWDDEFDAFTSPRSRLPARPIPGRVGVYLSYESGTISFYDADTKSHLHTFTGNTFTEKLYPFFGPWDGNWLRNCSGSALGV